In Gemmatimonadota bacterium, the following are encoded in one genomic region:
- a CDS encoding cyclase family protein gives MKSAKYVIVFLLSVGLVLQVSAQTREQGPWWPHPIWGKDDQAGGSNWITPEKVLKALTLVKTGQIYEIGQVYSADMPLFGQRTYSMVLPGSPTGEPMGSNNLIYYDEFLVAEIGQVGTQFDGPGHIGERIRMADGTEKDVFYNGFTNEEIKGPYGLVKLGIEHVKPFVTRGVLVDVAAYKGVESLNHGYEVTVEDVEGALERQGIAMESLEPGDAYFFRYGWARHWNDPGTYNASPPGIGMAVARWVVEKKASMIGSDQWTTEVVPNPDVSKAFPVHQELITRNGVWNLENMNLDELSGDGVYEFLFIHTPIRFKGATGSPARPIAIR, from the coding sequence ATGAAATCCGCGAAGTACGTTATCGTTTTCCTTCTATCCGTTGGTTTGGTCCTCCAGGTCTCCGCGCAGACGCGGGAGCAGGGACCGTGGTGGCCCCATCCCATCTGGGGCAAGGATGACCAGGCCGGTGGTTCCAACTGGATCACGCCGGAAAAGGTGCTGAAGGCTTTGACCCTGGTCAAGACGGGTCAGATCTACGAAATCGGCCAGGTATACAGCGCCGACATGCCCCTCTTCGGCCAGCGGACGTATTCCATGGTGCTGCCCGGTTCTCCCACGGGCGAGCCCATGGGGTCGAACAACCTGATCTATTACGATGAGTTCCTGGTGGCCGAAATCGGCCAGGTCGGCACGCAGTTCGATGGGCCGGGCCATATCGGCGAACGGATCAGGATGGCGGACGGAACAGAGAAGGACGTCTTCTATAACGGGTTTACCAATGAAGAGATCAAGGGGCCCTACGGGCTCGTGAAGCTGGGCATCGAGCACGTCAAGCCCTTCGTCACCCGGGGTGTCCTGGTCGACGTGGCCGCGTACAAGGGCGTGGAATCCCTCAATCACGGGTACGAGGTCACCGTGGAGGACGTCGAAGGCGCGCTGGAGCGCCAGGGCATTGCGATGGAAAGTCTCGAACCAGGAGACGCGTACTTCTTCCGGTACGGATGGGCGCGTCACTGGAACGACCCCGGCACATACAACGCCAGCCCGCCGGGCATCGGAATGGCCGTAGCCCGCTGGGTGGTCGAGAAGAAGGCCTCAATGATCGGTTCTGACCAGTGGACCACTGAGGTCGTGCCTAATCCGGATGTCAGTAAAGCCTTTCCGGTCCACCAGGAGTTGATCACCCGGAACGGCGTATGGAACCTCGAGAACATGAACCTTGACGAACTGTCCGGGGACGGGGTCTACGAGTTCCTGTTCATCCACACGCCCATACGATTCAAGGGCGCAACGGGCTCGCCGGCCCGGCCGATCGCCATCAGGTGA
- a CDS encoding phytanoyl-CoA dioxygenase family protein: protein MPEGLKLVARETPKQRVEALEQDGYVYFPGALTDGEVVELRDAMDRLEARPDEFDRFTDPESHGFLNKSINNVFNRDPVFLSYLDRPEVIDVVEAAHGADCHVIGMTAWMTGPGRPDQGIHVDWQPLELPEDVMDDPRVKVPVYITTAHYYLDDLYEALGPTQFIPGSHRAGRRPISGETSWRGVEPRSIFCSAGDAVLFRCEVWHRGTANTSDRVRYLLQVHYAQRMITQKFPPYLNRFQFDPDILSRATDRQRRLLGEHVQSNYD, encoded by the coding sequence GTGCCGGAAGGACTGAAACTGGTCGCGAGAGAGACGCCGAAACAGCGGGTTGAAGCCCTGGAACAGGACGGCTACGTCTATTTCCCCGGCGCGCTTACAGATGGTGAAGTTGTCGAATTGCGCGACGCCATGGACCGGCTGGAAGCGCGTCCCGATGAATTCGATCGGTTTACGGATCCCGAAAGCCACGGTTTTCTCAACAAGTCCATCAACAACGTGTTCAACCGGGACCCGGTGTTTCTGTCCTATCTGGACCGCCCTGAGGTCATCGACGTGGTCGAAGCCGCCCATGGAGCGGACTGTCACGTCATCGGCATGACGGCGTGGATGACGGGCCCGGGCCGGCCGGACCAGGGCATCCACGTGGATTGGCAGCCGCTGGAGCTGCCGGAGGACGTCATGGACGATCCCCGGGTCAAGGTGCCGGTGTACATCACCACGGCCCACTATTATCTCGATGATCTGTACGAGGCCCTGGGGCCCACGCAGTTCATTCCCGGCAGCCACCGCGCCGGTCGCCGCCCTATCAGTGGAGAGACCTCCTGGCGCGGGGTCGAACCTAGGAGCATTTTCTGCTCCGCCGGCGACGCCGTCCTGTTCCGCTGCGAAGTCTGGCACCGGGGAACGGCGAACACGAGCGACCGGGTGCGCTACCTGCTCCAGGTCCATTACGCCCAGCGCATGATCACGCAGAAGTTTCCGCCCTACCTGAACCGGTTCCAGTTCGATCCGGATATACTTTCCCGCGCCACGGACCGCCAGCGCCGGCTGTTGGGCGAGCATGTACAGAGCAATTACGACTGA
- a CDS encoding type I restriction enzyme HsdR N-terminal domain-containing protein — MQRLNFPEYVFEIDSDEAGRRVIFDGVRRRFVRLTPEEWVRQHLVRYLVEDRGFPAGFAAVEKGFQYAGTAVRADVIMHDRKGRPVLMGECKAPEVRVTEAVFEQLARYNSVIQARYLVATNGRTHFCCEHRAGGGFRFLSELPEFEET, encoded by the coding sequence ATGCAACGGCTCAATTTCCCGGAATACGTATTCGAAATCGACTCGGACGAAGCGGGCCGCAGGGTTATCTTCGACGGGGTCCGGCGCCGGTTCGTCCGCCTTACGCCCGAAGAATGGGTCCGGCAGCACCTGGTTCGGTACCTGGTGGAGGACCGGGGCTTTCCCGCGGGCTTTGCCGCCGTGGAAAAAGGATTCCAGTATGCCGGAACGGCGGTCCGCGCCGACGTGATCATGCATGACCGGAAAGGCAGGCCGGTCCTGATGGGCGAATGCAAGGCGCCGGAGGTCCGGGTGACCGAAGCGGTGTTCGAGCAACTGGCCCGGTACAATTCGGTCATCCAGGCCCGGTATCTCGTGGCCACCAACGGCAGGACACACTTCTGCTGCGAACACAGGGCCGGCGGTGGTTTCCGTTTTCTGTCGGAACTGCCCGAGTTCGAGGAAACCTGA
- a CDS encoding Gfo/Idh/MocA family oxidoreductase yields MLRAGFIGAGGRSQSAHYPAVDRLADVEMTAVCELDETRLAQVTDRYDFPHVYTDHRAMLSEVELDVVYCVMHEKWLLQPALDCLRAGKHVFIEKPPGKNSEETRQLLDAAVEHDVYAMVGYQRRYTSVVREAMRRVRARGPVSLAVTTFNKKMLLDRPEYTTTLWNDVTHVVDLLRYMVGSEPVEVTRYRDKFDSVDWNHYTALVRFAGGATGVVFGNRASGGRVLGAELHGVGIGCYMKLPEEIDIREDDQQTVLRGWEINGDDPEDTPRYEGALAMHEHFVESVRNHTTPVSDLRDVIHTIRLVDWIETGHCPD; encoded by the coding sequence ATGTTGCGTGCAGGCTTCATCGGTGCCGGAGGCCGTTCCCAGAGCGCCCACTACCCGGCGGTGGACCGGTTGGCCGATGTCGAAATGACTGCCGTGTGCGAACTGGACGAGACGCGCCTGGCGCAGGTAACGGACCGATACGACTTTCCGCACGTGTACACGGACCATCGCGCCATGCTGTCGGAAGTGGAACTGGACGTGGTCTACTGCGTCATGCACGAGAAATGGCTGCTTCAGCCCGCCCTCGACTGTCTGCGCGCGGGCAAGCACGTATTCATCGAAAAACCCCCGGGAAAGAACAGCGAAGAGACGCGCCAATTGCTGGATGCGGCCGTGGAGCACGACGTGTACGCCATGGTGGGGTACCAACGGCGCTATACCTCGGTGGTCCGCGAGGCTATGCGGCGCGTGCGCGCGAGGGGCCCGGTCTCTCTCGCCGTGACCACCTTCAACAAGAAAATGCTGCTCGACAGGCCGGAGTACACGACGACGCTCTGGAACGACGTGACCCACGTGGTGGACCTGCTGCGGTACATGGTGGGCAGTGAACCCGTCGAAGTAACCCGTTACCGCGACAAGTTCGATTCCGTCGACTGGAATCACTACACGGCGCTGGTCCGTTTCGCCGGCGGGGCCACGGGCGTCGTATTTGGAAACCGCGCCTCCGGCGGCCGGGTGTTGGGCGCGGAGCTGCACGGCGTGGGCATCGGCTGCTACATGAAGCTGCCCGAGGAAATCGACATCCGCGAGGACGATCAGCAGACCGTGCTGCGGGGCTGGGAGATCAACGGCGACGACCCGGAAGATACGCCCCGTTACGAGGGTGCGCTCGCCATGCACGAGCATTTCGTGGAGTCCGTACGAAACCACACCACCCCGGTCAGCGACCTGCGGGACGTCATACACACCATCCGCCTCGTGGACTGGATCGAAACGGGGCACTGTCCCGACTAG
- the betC gene encoding choline-sulfatase yields MADQPNILLILSDQMVAALTGAYGHPVVRTPHLDRLAETGVRYDAAYTAFPLCAPGRACLMTGRHASEIGAWDNGALLAADQPTFAHYLADAGYDTVLSGKMHFIGPDQLHGFRMRLTTDIYSSDFDWVKPEWIRLKETGGRDCERVMADRPAYNAAGYTGDGVRIGVWHDALSYDEETHFRAIEYLRARKSGGGEGPFLLCASYHHPHEPFWPPDVWWQQYEGAEIELPALPADMDEHYSMMDRNLNAYHGTGRYDLRDEEGLYRLRRAYYALVSYMDDKVGGLLDTLDETGLAENTVVVFASDHGDMLCERGMVQKRCFYEWSCRVPLIVRYPEGWRAGTTCPRPVSLIDLLPTFCDLAGVGGLLPHDGVSLASSTAGADADRVVFAQAHEAVGMPCIMARQGRYKYHYIHGHAPCLFNLDSDPGEWHNLTGEDAHRQVEARLRDRILDRFDPDVMAAENLASLYRRRLVRDTMARQGHTWSHAPGFDHRRGAMNQYIK; encoded by the coding sequence ATGGCCGACCAGCCCAACATCCTCCTGATCCTTTCCGACCAGATGGTCGCCGCGTTGACCGGGGCCTACGGACATCCCGTCGTCCGGACACCGCACCTGGACAGGCTGGCGGAAACCGGCGTCCGGTACGATGCCGCCTATACCGCCTTTCCTCTCTGCGCGCCCGGCCGGGCCTGCCTGATGACGGGAAGACACGCCTCCGAAATCGGCGCTTGGGACAATGGCGCGCTGCTGGCCGCGGACCAGCCGACCTTCGCCCACTACCTGGCCGATGCGGGCTACGATACCGTGCTGTCCGGCAAGATGCACTTCATCGGTCCGGATCAACTGCACGGATTCCGAATGCGGCTGACCACCGACATATATTCCTCGGATTTCGATTGGGTCAAACCCGAGTGGATCCGTCTCAAGGAGACCGGGGGAAGGGACTGCGAGCGGGTAATGGCCGACCGGCCGGCGTATAACGCGGCGGGTTACACGGGCGACGGCGTGCGAATCGGGGTCTGGCACGACGCCCTCAGCTACGACGAGGAAACTCATTTCCGGGCCATTGAATACCTGCGGGCAAGGAAGTCCGGCGGGGGAGAGGGTCCCTTCCTGCTCTGCGCGTCCTATCACCATCCCCACGAGCCGTTCTGGCCTCCGGATGTATGGTGGCAACAGTATGAAGGGGCGGAAATCGAACTCCCTGCCTTACCCGCCGACATGGATGAACACTACTCCATGATGGACCGGAACCTGAACGCCTATCACGGTACCGGCCGTTACGACCTGCGGGACGAAGAGGGCCTCTATCGGCTTCGCCGCGCCTATTACGCGCTGGTGAGCTACATGGACGACAAGGTCGGCGGCCTGCTGGACACGCTGGACGAGACGGGCCTGGCGGAAAACACGGTGGTGGTCTTCGCCAGCGACCACGGTGATATGCTGTGCGAGCGGGGCATGGTGCAGAAGCGGTGCTTCTACGAATGGTCCTGCCGCGTACCCCTCATCGTCCGCTATCCGGAAGGCTGGCGGGCGGGTACAACCTGTCCCCGTCCCGTGTCCCTGATCGATCTCCTGCCCACCTTCTGCGACCTCGCGGGCGTCGGGGGCCTGCTTCCCCACGACGGCGTAAGTCTCGCGTCGTCCACCGCCGGGGCCGACGCGGACCGCGTGGTGTTCGCCCAGGCGCACGAGGCCGTGGGCATGCCCTGCATCATGGCGCGGCAGGGACGGTACAAGTACCACTACATCCACGGCCATGCGCCGTGCCTTTTTAATCTGGACAGCGATCCGGGCGAATGGCATAATCTTACCGGCGAGGACGCGCACCGCCAGGTGGAAGCGCGTCTTCGCGATCGGATCCTCGACCGGTTCGACCCGGATGTCATGGCGGCGGAAAACCTGGCCAGCCTTTACCGGCGGCGCCTGGTCCGGGATACCATGGCGCGGCAGGGCCACACGTGGAGTCACGCCCCGGGTTTCGACCACCGGCGCGGCGCTATGAACCAGTACATTAAATAG
- a CDS encoding pyridoxine 5'-phosphate synthase, whose translation MVKLSVCVDQVAALRNITKRGEPDPMTAVMMSQVSGADAVTISWASDASLYLGGEYDIIRQLVHSHLNVIAPPDPELLQSILTISPDMVTLVPLGYGHAGLNNDWYDSPWPQGDSLERPVERMIGVLQENRILTNILIRPTATHVRQCAEIKTDYVHIDASQYVQAADPEKKARVFEEMAGAAKTAARLNMGVSVGRGVDYRTAADLAGIAEVEEMVVGYAVAVRAMTIGFERAVRDLVDIIRHAPRPPVDW comes from the coding sequence ATGGTAAAACTGAGTGTATGCGTAGACCAGGTCGCCGCCCTGCGAAACATAACGAAACGCGGAGAACCCGATCCCATGACCGCAGTCATGATGTCGCAGGTGAGCGGGGCGGACGCCGTAACGATCTCGTGGGCATCTGACGCTTCGCTTTACCTGGGCGGGGAATACGACATCATCCGGCAGCTCGTGCACAGCCACCTGAACGTCATTGCTCCCCCGGACCCGGAACTGCTGCAGAGTATCTTGACGATTTCGCCCGATATGGTTACTCTTGTTCCGTTGGGTTACGGGCATGCGGGCCTGAACAATGATTGGTACGATTCACCCTGGCCCCAGGGCGATTCCCTGGAACGGCCGGTCGAACGCATGATCGGGGTGTTGCAGGAAAACCGTATCCTTACGAACATATTGATCAGACCCACCGCGACGCACGTCCGGCAATGCGCCGAGATCAAGACGGACTATGTGCATATCGACGCGAGTCAATACGTTCAGGCCGCCGACCCCGAGAAGAAAGCCCGGGTATTCGAAGAAATGGCCGGCGCGGCAAAGACGGCGGCGCGGCTGAACATGGGAGTTTCCGTCGGCCGGGGCGTCGATTACCGGACGGCGGCCGATCTGGCGGGCATCGCGGAAGTGGAAGAAATGGTCGTGGGCTATGCCGTCGCCGTGCGGGCGATGACCATAGGGTTCGAACGGGCCGTCCGGGATCTGGTCGACATCATCCGTCACGCGCCCCGGCCCCCGGTAGACTGGTAG
- a CDS encoding divergent polysaccharide deacetylase family protein, translating into MNERSQRRRHFLYAGLGTAIFVLLAFATWVLAYEDQARAVVDWLLDRPRPVSFPEYARTAAFKSDQEAYHALETALYGALVNLQVTPGRIRDEKPRRMIGAGRWTPVERHVTVSGAYSLTECNLEIARAVTRAGGTVVRAAERSRTRDLLLEIAHDGKVTHHLYINRAEGVQKKKGRLAVVIAYTDGNHRDMVEKLAEFTRPITFALLPWVSGAGDIAREIARGNHEVIALLPVQPRSFTRNVSRQRSILSAHSEATNRRIVEDALASLPTARGVLGYPGGRMDNDAEVLAPVVNELGKRDKYFVDIAQTGESSSVSENPDDGPGRLRAWGTLDPVYNPVIISMNLDRASLSALEDARAIVIADARPHTFQVLVNRMAQLELRGIEFVRVSDLLNN; encoded by the coding sequence ATGAACGAAAGGAGTCAACGGCGGCGCCACTTCCTTTACGCGGGCCTGGGAACGGCCATATTCGTCCTGCTGGCCTTCGCCACGTGGGTCCTGGCGTATGAAGACCAGGCGCGGGCGGTAGTGGACTGGCTCCTGGACCGCCCCCGGCCGGTTTCCTTTCCCGAGTATGCGCGCACCGCGGCCTTTAAATCCGACCAGGAGGCCTATCATGCGTTGGAGACCGCCCTGTACGGTGCGCTCGTCAATCTGCAGGTGACGCCGGGCAGGATAAGGGATGAAAAACCGCGTCGGATGATCGGAGCAGGCCGGTGGACGCCCGTGGAGCGCCATGTCACCGTTTCGGGCGCCTATTCGCTGACGGAATGCAATCTCGAGATTGCCAGGGCGGTCACGCGGGCGGGCGGGACGGTCGTCCGCGCGGCGGAACGGAGCAGGACCCGGGACTTGTTGCTCGAAATCGCCCACGACGGCAAGGTTACGCACCACCTCTACATAAACCGCGCAGAAGGCGTTCAGAAAAAAAAGGGCCGCCTGGCGGTAGTGATCGCCTACACGGACGGGAATCACCGCGACATGGTCGAGAAACTGGCGGAATTCACGCGGCCAATCACCTTCGCCCTGCTGCCCTGGGTATCCGGGGCGGGTGATATAGCCAGGGAGATCGCGCGCGGGAACCACGAGGTGATTGCGTTGCTGCCCGTGCAACCGAGGTCTTTCACGCGCAATGTGTCACGCCAGAGATCCATTCTGTCCGCTCATTCGGAAGCGACCAACCGGCGCATCGTGGAAGACGCCCTCGCATCGCTTCCGACAGCCCGGGGCGTGCTGGGATACCCTGGTGGCCGCATGGACAATGATGCCGAAGTACTCGCCCCCGTGGTGAACGAACTGGGCAAGCGCGACAAGTACTTCGTGGACATCGCGCAAACAGGGGAATCGTCCTCGGTTTCGGAGAATCCGGACGACGGACCCGGCCGGCTTCGTGCCTGGGGCACCCTCGATCCCGTTTACAACCCCGTGATCATATCCATGAACCTGGACCGGGCGTCGCTTTCGGCCCTGGAAGACGCCCGGGCGATTGTCATCGCCGATGCAAGGCCGCATACGTTTCAGGTTCTGGTGAACCGGATGGCACAACTTGAGTTGAGGGGCATTGAATTCGTTCGGGTTTCCGACCTTTTAAACAACTGA
- the rsmA gene encoding 16S rRNA (adenine(1518)-N(6)/adenine(1519)-N(6))-dimethyltransferase RsmA produces MSTAFDPPGDLLAELRRSAFRPSRTRGQHFLNDPSIARRIVEAAGVTPNTAVLEIGPGAGALTRHLVTRAGRITAVEIDARLARILEEAYGHYDHLAILNHDVLDLDLPELMEGSGETGFVIVANLPYGITGPVLDRLITHHGKITRAVIMVQGEVGGRLTASPGTKAYGAITAILAFHYGVESLFHVGGDRFVPRPAVDSVVLRLTPHDRPPVDVRDPSLLTVLIRAAFQHRRKMLHHAVSRLAPGSAAYLSDRTGIDLKRRGETLDLAEFAALADALREYGDHRKDHS; encoded by the coding sequence ATGAGCACGGCGTTCGATCCTCCCGGGGACCTGCTGGCCGAACTTCGCAGATCGGCGTTCCGTCCATCCAGGACGCGGGGCCAGCACTTTCTGAACGATCCGTCCATAGCCCGTCGCATCGTCGAGGCGGCGGGTGTTACGCCGAATACGGCCGTGCTTGAAATCGGTCCGGGGGCCGGAGCGCTGACCCGGCACCTCGTGACCCGGGCGGGCAGGATCACCGCGGTGGAAATCGACGCCAGGCTGGCGCGGATTCTCGAGGAGGCGTACGGACACTACGACCACCTGGCCATCCTGAATCATGACGTGCTCGATCTGGATCTGCCGGAACTGATGGAAGGCTCCGGCGAAACGGGGTTCGTGATCGTGGCCAACCTGCCCTACGGCATCACGGGCCCTGTCCTGGACCGGCTGATCACCCATCATGGAAAGATCACGCGCGCGGTCATCATGGTACAGGGCGAGGTGGGCGGACGCCTGACGGCCTCTCCGGGAACGAAAGCCTATGGCGCGATAACCGCCATTCTGGCGTTCCACTACGGCGTGGAGTCCCTGTTTCATGTAGGAGGCGACCGGTTTGTTCCCCGTCCGGCGGTGGATTCGGTCGTCCTCAGGCTGACCCCCCATGATCGACCGCCCGTTGATGTCAGAGACCCGAGCCTGCTGACCGTCCTGATCAGGGCGGCCTTTCAGCATCGCCGCAAGATGCTGCACCACGCGGTGAGTCGCCTGGCTCCCGGTTCCGCCGCCTATCTTTCGGATCGTACCGGCATTGACCTGAAACGACGCGGGGAAACCCTGGACCTGGCCGAGTTTGCGGCGCTGGCCGATGCGCTTCGGGAATACGGAGACCACCGCAAAGACCATTCCTGA
- a CDS encoding TatD family hydrolase: MLFDTHTHLTDAAFDHDRGDVIQRALEAGVERMVSIGYDLESSLAAVALAEHCDAVYAAAGIHPCHVHEACEADFREIEKLLDHPSIVGVGETGIDLFHDPSTYPLQQASFRKHMEWGRSTGLPVIVHDRDAHAEVMAMLDEFPDGETTAILHCFTGDIGMAEKAVSMGCFLGFGGIATFKNSTVHEVVSRLPKDRILVETDAPYLAPVPHRGRRNEPAYLVNTAEAVACHRAVSMGELAWTTTRNAEKVFRIS, from the coding sequence TTGCTGTTCGACACCCATACCCATCTTACCGATGCAGCATTCGATCATGACCGGGGCGACGTGATCCAACGGGCTCTCGAGGCAGGCGTGGAGCGCATGGTCTCCATCGGGTATGATCTCGAAAGCAGCCTGGCTGCGGTTGCGCTTGCCGAGCACTGCGACGCCGTGTACGCCGCCGCGGGCATCCATCCCTGCCACGTCCACGAAGCGTGTGAAGCGGATTTCCGGGAAATCGAGAAACTGCTCGATCATCCGTCCATCGTCGGCGTGGGCGAAACGGGTATCGACCTGTTCCACGACCCGTCCACCTATCCGCTGCAGCAGGCGTCGTTCAGAAAGCATATGGAGTGGGGCCGAAGCACGGGGCTGCCGGTCATCGTTCACGACCGGGACGCCCATGCCGAGGTCATGGCCATGCTGGACGAGTTCCCCGACGGGGAGACGACCGCAATCCTGCATTGCTTTACCGGGGATATCGGCATGGCGGAAAAGGCCGTTTCCATGGGATGCTTCCTGGGGTTTGGCGGCATCGCCACGTTCAAGAACTCGACGGTCCACGAAGTGGTCTCCAGGTTGCCGAAGGATCGCATCCTGGTTGAAACAGACGCGCCTTACCTGGCGCCCGTTCCCCACCGCGGCCGCCGGAACGAACCGGCCTATCTCGTAAACACGGCTGAAGCGGTCGCCTGTCACCGGGCCGTGTCCATGGGCGAACTGGCCTGGACCACGACCCGGAACGCGGAGAAGGTGTTTCGTATCTCATGA
- the metG gene encoding methionine--tRNA ligase: MNEIQPVWVTRVPEETVAEKILVTDALPYANGKLHIGHIAGVHLPGNVYVRYQRLKGRDVVHVSGSDDHGVAITLAAEKAGTTPRELVDKYYPVIKGALEEFGIVYDNFSQTSRPIHHETARAYFRRLEEKGCFEIREVNQIYCPASDRFLPDRYVEGTCPHCGSDRARGDQCEACGTILDATQLIDPHSESCEGPLEVRPANHWYFKLARMSPELEAWIETKEHWKDNVRNYCRGWFNEGLSDRPISRDLDWGVALPTDDAVGKVMYVWFENTLGYVSSTREWAVKQGDPDRWKDYWLNPDCKLVNFLGKDNIVFHAILWPAMIMEHGDFILPSEIPANEFLNIEGQKLSTSRNWAVWLDEYLEVFPPDPMRYCLASISPETKDADFTWKDFQARNNNELADIFGNFVNRTLTFIDRYFDGVIPEPGPLAPEDRDMLDTVAGAPDRVGECFESFQVRRAVRELISLGNGCNRYFNDQAPWNTRKTDRARCATTLYVCAQAVRTLALVMSPIMPFSAEKLWKMAGLEGRVEEQKWDEVEIDASLSGRPVGKIEILFQKIDDETIDAQVEKLGKSIAVEDGKVDSSGTEPAGTDGNELISIDAFRQIDLRIADVVAAEPVSGTDRLLRLQLRIGEEERQIVSGIAPGYTPDKLVGRQIVVVVNLEPAKIRGVESRGMLLAALDAGGAPVLLGPDVRVQSGSSVT; encoded by the coding sequence CGGTATGGGTCACCCGCGTCCCCGAGGAAACCGTGGCGGAAAAAATACTCGTAACAGATGCCTTGCCTTACGCGAACGGCAAGCTGCATATCGGCCACATTGCGGGCGTCCATCTGCCTGGAAACGTCTATGTACGGTACCAGCGACTGAAAGGCCGGGATGTCGTTCACGTCAGTGGATCGGACGATCACGGCGTGGCCATCACCCTGGCGGCCGAGAAGGCAGGCACAACGCCCCGGGAACTGGTGGACAAGTACTATCCTGTCATCAAGGGGGCCCTCGAAGAATTCGGTATCGTCTACGACAATTTCTCCCAGACCTCCCGGCCCATACACCATGAAACGGCCCGGGCCTACTTCCGACGTTTGGAAGAAAAGGGCTGTTTCGAAATACGCGAAGTCAACCAGATCTACTGTCCGGCCAGCGACCGCTTTCTGCCCGATCGTTACGTGGAGGGCACGTGCCCCCATTGCGGATCGGACCGCGCCCGGGGAGACCAGTGCGAGGCCTGCGGCACCATACTCGACGCCACGCAGTTGATCGATCCGCACAGCGAATCCTGTGAAGGTCCGCTCGAGGTGCGTCCGGCCAACCACTGGTACTTCAAGCTGGCCCGCATGTCGCCTGAGCTGGAGGCCTGGATCGAGACGAAAGAGCACTGGAAGGATAACGTGCGCAACTACTGCCGGGGCTGGTTCAACGAGGGGCTGTCCGACCGCCCTATCTCGCGCGATCTGGACTGGGGCGTGGCGCTGCCGACGGACGACGCGGTGGGCAAGGTCATGTACGTCTGGTTCGAGAACACGCTGGGCTACGTATCGTCCACCCGGGAGTGGGCGGTGAAACAGGGCGATCCCGACCGGTGGAAGGATTACTGGCTGAACCCGGACTGCAAACTCGTCAATTTCCTCGGCAAGGACAACATCGTCTTTCACGCGATTCTGTGGCCGGCCATGATCATGGAACACGGGGATTTCATCCTGCCTTCCGAAATTCCGGCCAACGAGTTTCTCAACATCGAGGGGCAGAAGTTGTCCACGAGCAGGAACTGGGCGGTCTGGCTGGATGAGTACCTGGAGGTCTTTCCGCCCGATCCCATGCGGTACTGTCTCGCGTCGATTTCACCCGAGACGAAGGACGCCGATTTCACCTGGAAGGACTTCCAGGCGCGGAACAACAATGAGCTGGCCGATATTTTCGGGAATTTCGTAAACCGCACGCTGACTTTCATCGACCGGTATTTCGACGGGGTGATCCCGGAGCCGGGGCCGCTTGCGCCGGAGGACCGGGATATGCTGGATACCGTCGCCGGAGCCCCGGACCGTGTCGGCGAGTGTTTCGAGTCCTTCCAGGTAAGGCGGGCGGTCAGAGAACTGATATCCCTCGGCAACGGATGCAACCGGTACTTCAACGACCAGGCGCCCTGGAACACGCGCAAGACCGACCGGGCACGGTGCGCGACCACGCTCTACGTATGCGCGCAGGCAGTCAGGACCCTGGCTCTGGTCATGTCTCCCATCATGCCGTTCAGCGCCGAAAAACTGTGGAAGATGGCGGGCCTGGAAGGGCGCGTAGAAGAGCAGAAATGGGACGAGGTCGAGATAGACGCGTCACTGTCCGGACGGCCCGTCGGCAAGATCGAAATCCTGTTTCAGAAGATCGATGACGAAACGATCGACGCGCAGGTCGAAAAATTGGGCAAGTCCATCGCCGTGGAAGACGGGAAGGTGGATTCCAGTGGAACCGAACCCGCCGGGACGGACGGAAACGAACTCATTTCGATCGATGCGTTCCGGCAGATTGATCTGCGCATCGCCGATGTCGTGGCGGCGGAACCGGTATCCGGAACGGACCGGCTGCTCAGGCTGCAGCTCCGCATCGGGGAGGAAGAACGGCAGATCGTGTCCGGCATAGCCCCGGGTTACACCCCGGACAAACTGGTCGGGCGCCAGATCGTAGTGGTTGTGAACCTGGAGCCCGCGAAAATCCGGGGTGTGGAATCCAGGGGCATGCTGCTCGCGGCCTTAGATGCCGGCGGCGCGCCCGTACTCCTCGGTCCGGACGTCCGGGTACAATCGGGTTCATCGGTGACCTGA